DNA sequence from the Ferroacidibacillus organovorans genome:
CTTTTAAAGGCGGGGGCGGATGTAATCATTGTGGACACGGCACACGGACACTCCACAGGTGTTCTTGAACTTGTTCGCAAGATGCGCGCAGAATTTAAAGACATGAACTTGATTGCCGGAAACGTGGCAACGGCAGAGGCTACAAGGGACTTGATTGAAGCTGGGGCGGATGCGATCAAAGTGGGCATTGGTCCAGGATCGATTTGCACAACGCGTGTCGTGGCAGGAATCGGTGTTCCACAAGTCACCGCAATCTATGAGTGTGCACAAGTCGCTCGCTCCTATGACATCCCTGTCATCGCAGACGGTGGTATCAAATATTCGGGGGATATCACAAAAGCGATTGCTGCAGGGGCGAGTGTCGTCATGTTAGGGAGTCTGTTTGCGGGTACTGAGGAGAGTCCTGGCGACCTGGAAATTTTCCAGGGTCGGAGTTTTAAAGTGTACCGTGGCATGGGGTCAATCGGTGCAATGAAATCCGGAAGTTCTGATCGCTATTTCCAAGATCAGCAGAAAAAACTCGTTCCAGAAGGAATTGAGGGACGCGTTCCGTATCGCGGACCGCTCGCGGATACGGTGTATCAATTAGTTGGTGGGTTGCGTGCAGGCATGGGGTATTGCGGTACTCGCACGATTGAGGAACTGCAAACAAACACCCAGTTTATTCGCATCACCAGTGCGGCACTACGTGAAAGTCACCCGCACGATGTGCATATTACAAAAGAGGCTCCTAATTACAGCGTCTAGTCAATCTAGCGCGTTGGTTGGCGTACTCTACATTATCCTCATGATAAGTCTCAAACAGGGGCGTGTAGAATGGAGATCTTTGCACACCGAGGAGCAAGTGCACATGCGCCTGAAAATACAATGGCCGCATTTGTGGAAGCCTATAATCAACGTGCAGATGGAATTGAACTGGATATTCACAGCGCGGCGGATGGAACCTTCGTCGTGATCCACGACGACACAGTTTTGCGCACGACGAGGGTGTCAGGTACAGTTGCGCAACTCACGTATGAGCAATTGAGGCATCTGGACGCAGGTGCATCATTTGGCCCTTCGTTTCGCGGCGAGCGCATCCCAACGCTTGCAGAAGTTCTTGATTTTGTGAAAAGCACAGCGATGAAAGTAAATATTGAAGTAAAGGGAGCGAGCGTCTCTGAGGAGCGGTTGCTCGAATTGATTCGCGAATACGGAATGGTTGATCGTACGATTGTTTCATCGTTTTCTTGGAATGTGTTGCGAAAGATTCAAGCGCTGGGGTATGGGATTGAGGTTGCACCATTGTGTAGTGAAATTCACGTTATGACGCCTGATGAGGCGTATGCGCGTGGGTTTAAGGCGATTCATCCTCATTTTCGCAGCCTGTCCCCCATGTACATTCGCCGGGCGCTTGAACTTGGGATTGCTCTTCGCCCATATACAGTCAATCGCGCAGAAGATGTATCTGCACTGTATCGGCTGGGGACACATGCGATTATTACAGATGATCCACAAAAGGCACGCCGTGTTGTTGAACAGATGCACTCCGGATAGCGTGAACAATATGCTATACTCTAGTCAATGAATTGGCTCATAGAGATGAACGAGGATGTGCGTAAGATATCTTGCGACACCACATTTCTAATCGACCAAAGGGAAAAATGAATGATGATGGAGAGAGGCAGGAATAACTCATGACCGTAATTGGTTCAGACCGCGTCAAGCGTGGCATGGCTCAAATGCA
Encoded proteins:
- the guaB gene encoding IMP dehydrogenase, translating into MPFDAQKFSIEGLTFDDVLLRPAKSDVLPRDVDTSTRLTRKIRLNIPLMSASMDTVTESKLAIAIAREGGIGIIHKNLTIEQQAEEIDRVKRSESGVITDPIYLTADHQIHDAEEIMAKYRISGVPIVDENMKLIGILTNRDLRFEKNYSRLIGDVMTRERLVTAPVGTTLEQAKEILQHHKVEKLPIVDEHNTLKGLITIKDIEKAKQFPLAAKDSQGRLLVGAAVSTGSDAFGRVRALLKAGADVIIVDTAHGHSTGVLELVRKMRAEFKDMNLIAGNVATAEATRDLIEAGADAIKVGIGPGSICTTRVVAGIGVPQVTAIYECAQVARSYDIPVIADGGIKYSGDITKAIAAGASVVMLGSLFAGTEESPGDLEIFQGRSFKVYRGMGSIGAMKSGSSDRYFQDQQKKLVPEGIEGRVPYRGPLADTVYQLVGGLRAGMGYCGTRTIEELQTNTQFIRITSAALRESHPHDVHITKEAPNYSV
- a CDS encoding glycerophosphodiester phosphodiesterase family protein, with the translated sequence MEIFAHRGASAHAPENTMAAFVEAYNQRADGIELDIHSAADGTFVVIHDDTVLRTTRVSGTVAQLTYEQLRHLDAGASFGPSFRGERIPTLAEVLDFVKSTAMKVNIEVKGASVSEERLLELIREYGMVDRTIVSSFSWNVLRKIQALGYGIEVAPLCSEIHVMTPDEAYARGFKAIHPHFRSLSPMYIRRALELGIALRPYTVNRAEDVSALYRLGTHAIITDDPQKARRVVEQMHSG